The following are from one region of the Streptomyces rubrogriseus genome:
- a CDS encoding LuxR C-terminal-related transcriptional regulator, which translates to MTTVLREAPGIDVVAEFETAGYSPRLLRGQRLRVLLMDLDGFDIEDLLAGQVVNRTAEQAVKVLALSASLDPDTAIKVLRGGAEGFLHKDTPVQGLVDAIRAVDRGGAALDPQVAGELITALRYSGPTEAEAVPGRGVKLTPRQRQILGLIGYGLTNVEIADQLQLGRPTVKSHISSLLRALDLRDRTQLAVYACTHGFRAHAALPVS; encoded by the coding sequence ATGACGACAGTGCTGCGGGAAGCGCCGGGAATAGACGTGGTGGCGGAATTCGAGACTGCGGGTTACAGTCCCCGGCTGCTGCGGGGGCAGCGGCTGCGTGTGCTGCTGATGGACCTGGACGGCTTCGACATCGAGGACCTGCTGGCCGGCCAGGTGGTGAACCGGACGGCGGAGCAGGCGGTGAAGGTGCTCGCGCTCTCCGCCAGCCTGGACCCGGACACCGCGATCAAGGTGCTCCGGGGAGGCGCCGAGGGCTTCCTGCACAAGGACACGCCGGTGCAGGGGCTGGTGGACGCCATCCGCGCGGTCGACCGGGGCGGGGCGGCACTGGACCCCCAGGTGGCGGGCGAACTGATCACCGCGCTGCGCTACAGCGGCCCCACGGAGGCCGAGGCCGTACCGGGCCGCGGCGTGAAGCTCACCCCACGGCAGCGGCAGATTCTCGGACTGATCGGTTACGGGCTGACCAACGTGGAGATCGCCGACCAACTCCAGCTCGGCAGGCCCACGGTGAAGTCGCACATCTCCTCGCTGCTGCGCGCGCTCGACCTGCGCGACAGGACGCAGCTCGCCGTGTACGCCTGCACGCACGGATTCCGCGCCCATGCCGCACTGCCCGTGAGTTGA
- a CDS encoding ester cyclase: MSNKIKIRRILDEGFSQGNVDVLDELMTEDFVNHNAAPGMAPGRDGVKAVIKAERQGFPDLKVEVIRDFEDGEYVIQHVRLTGTHQGTVFGAEPTGRTISWNEIHIARVRDGRVSDHWACNDLHVLLMQLGKMTPPDTSAFRQAVVGS, encoded by the coding sequence GTGTCCAACAAGATCAAGATCCGTCGCATTCTCGATGAGGGCTTCTCCCAGGGCAACGTCGACGTCCTCGACGAGCTGATGACCGAGGACTTCGTCAACCACAACGCGGCGCCCGGGATGGCGCCCGGCCGCGACGGCGTCAAGGCGGTGATCAAGGCCGAGCGGCAGGGCTTCCCGGACCTGAAGGTCGAGGTCATCCGCGACTTCGAGGACGGCGAGTACGTCATCCAGCACGTCCGGCTGACCGGCACGCACCAGGGCACGGTGTTCGGCGCGGAGCCCACCGGCCGCACCATCAGCTGGAACGAGATCCACATCGCGCGGGTCCGCGACGGCCGGGTGAGCGACCACTGGGCCTGCAACGACCTGCACGTCCTGCTGATGCAGCTGGGCAAGATGACGCCGCCCGACACGTCCGCGTTCCGCCAGGCGGTCGTCGGTTCCTGA
- a CDS encoding MBL fold metallo-hydrolase, with protein sequence MNAVPAGTATRREAEVADDVVVVVNGDGGAGLSNSVLLLGNPTTVIDTMLLPDMAADIVTALTRRGRAAELVVNTHIHTDHIGGNRLFDGVPVVAHPRTASGMRRMIGEPGLPALLAKVMPDFAERLADWDSVPADPLPPVDIERALPAGTRVLEFTDAHSAADLALWLPASRVLVAGDLCFAGVTPLAVHGRVSRWRAALDRLIALGPDVVVPGHGSPAGIGALRELADYFDRVLAAAHLAHTEQLTAQAVWARFDAGPAAGWLEPGRTLVNIQVALAEIAGKPFEGEHRVQQDQDPSHSR encoded by the coding sequence ATGAACGCCGTGCCGGCCGGGACGGCCACGCGCCGGGAGGCCGAAGTCGCCGACGACGTCGTCGTGGTGGTCAACGGCGACGGCGGCGCCGGCCTGTCGAACAGCGTGCTGCTGCTCGGGAACCCCACCACGGTGATCGACACGATGCTGCTGCCGGACATGGCGGCCGACATCGTGACCGCCCTGACCCGCCGGGGACGCGCCGCCGAACTGGTCGTCAACACGCACATCCACACCGACCACATCGGCGGAAACCGCCTTTTCGACGGCGTACCCGTCGTCGCCCACCCCCGCACCGCGAGCGGGATGCGCAGGATGATCGGCGAACCCGGCCTGCCCGCGCTGCTCGCCAAGGTGATGCCGGACTTCGCCGAGCGGCTGGCGGACTGGGACAGCGTGCCCGCCGATCCACTGCCGCCCGTCGACATCGAACGGGCCCTGCCCGCCGGGACCCGCGTGCTCGAGTTCACCGACGCCCACTCGGCGGCGGACCTCGCCCTCTGGCTGCCCGCCTCGCGGGTGCTGGTCGCCGGGGACCTGTGCTTCGCCGGGGTCACACCGCTGGCCGTGCACGGTCGGGTCAGCCGGTGGCGTGCGGCACTGGACCGGCTGATCGCGCTCGGCCCCGACGTCGTCGTGCCCGGACACGGCAGTCCGGCCGGGATCGGGGCACTGCGGGAACTCGCCGACTACTTCGACCGGGTGCTCGCCGCCGCCCACCTGGCGCACACCGAACAGCTCACCGCACAAGCGGTGTGGGCCCGCTTCGACGCGGGACCGGCGGCGGGCTGGCTCGAGCCCGGCCGAACGCTCGTGAACATCCAGGTAGCTCTTGCCGAGATAGCCGGCAAGCCATTCGAAGGAGAACACCGTGTCCAACAAGATCAAGATCCGTCGCATTCTCGATGA
- a CDS encoding cupin domain-containing protein, whose amino-acid sequence MSKPQVNRIHADDIEPYRARGGRLRMVLHPGSVGSRSGYMGTVQLQPGEYVVEHFHPYSEEFLFVVNGDLVLEVEGENWALGAGDGIYVPIGKRHRLRNVGATESLIVYHVGPLAPDPSLAHVDTEVLGEPAERTDPAAGTARILFMVKVAEEKREDFLAAYEKVRFNVAAALGHIRDQICQSPDDPEKWLIVSEWKSTEDFFAWEKSDEHKEVVRPMRECYSDPEFRNFTVVAETTAARS is encoded by the coding sequence ATGAGCAAACCACAGGTGAACCGAATTCACGCCGATGACATAGAACCCTATCGGGCGCGTGGCGGTCGGCTCCGTATGGTGCTCCATCCCGGTTCGGTGGGAAGCCGGTCCGGTTACATGGGCACCGTTCAGCTCCAGCCCGGTGAATACGTGGTGGAGCATTTTCACCCGTATTCCGAGGAATTTCTTTTCGTCGTCAACGGTGACCTGGTGCTCGAGGTCGAGGGTGAGAACTGGGCACTGGGAGCCGGCGACGGGATCTACGTGCCCATCGGCAAGCGGCACCGGCTGCGCAACGTGGGCGCGACCGAGTCGCTGATCGTGTACCACGTCGGGCCGCTGGCACCGGACCCGTCGCTGGCGCACGTGGACACCGAGGTCCTCGGCGAACCGGCCGAACGCACCGATCCCGCGGCGGGCACCGCCCGGATCCTCTTCATGGTGAAGGTGGCCGAGGAGAAACGGGAGGACTTCCTGGCCGCCTACGAGAAGGTCCGGTTCAACGTCGCGGCGGCCTTGGGGCACATCCGCGACCAGATCTGCCAATCGCCCGACGACCCGGAGAAGTGGCTGATCGTCAGCGAATGGAAGTCGACCGAGGACTTCTTCGCCTGGGAGAAGTCCGACGAGCACAAAGAAGTGGTGCGACCGATGCGGGAGTGCTACTCCGACCCGGAGTTCCGCAACTTCACCGTGGTGGCCGAGACGACGGCGGCACGGTCATGA
- a CDS encoding antibiotic biosynthesis monooxygenase family protein yields the protein MSTISAQRPLMTYINVFHCKPEKQQALSAAIRKETDEVVRHMPGFVSANVHCSTDGSRVTNYAQWSELSAFQKHIRSEEGRALILELHKYADDVDVHVYQVDWIVSGEDEGDLEGGDDGEGERR from the coding sequence ATGAGCACCATCTCCGCGCAGCGGCCCCTGATGACCTACATCAACGTCTTCCACTGCAAGCCGGAGAAGCAGCAGGCGCTGTCCGCCGCGATCCGCAAGGAGACGGACGAGGTCGTCCGGCACATGCCCGGTTTCGTCTCGGCCAACGTGCACTGCAGCACCGACGGCAGCCGGGTGACCAACTACGCCCAGTGGAGCGAGCTCTCGGCGTTCCAGAAGCACATACGCAGCGAAGAGGGGCGCGCGCTGATCCTCGAACTGCACAAGTACGCCGACGACGTGGACGTGCACGTGTACCAGGTCGACTGGATCGTCTCCGGTGAAGACGAAGGCGACCTTGAAGGCGGAGACGACGGCGAAGGAGAGCGACGATGA
- a CDS encoding nuclear transport factor 2 family protein, with product MKSARELWEAVYERVDAGDPGAVADLCDAELEIRTASQGKTGAQRLGDMFVQQHGLYQELERRIDGFIESADGSALSVELTLSGIPKGTGRRLTWNVVETVRADAGRIVSWHAMLDRTGLVQQIRALHG from the coding sequence ATGAAGTCCGCCAGGGAACTCTGGGAAGCCGTGTACGAGAGGGTCGACGCGGGCGACCCGGGCGCGGTGGCCGACCTGTGCGACGCCGAGCTGGAGATCCGCACCGCCAGCCAGGGCAAGACCGGCGCACAGCGGCTCGGCGACATGTTCGTGCAGCAGCACGGCCTCTACCAGGAACTGGAACGCAGGATCGACGGATTCATCGAGTCCGCCGACGGCTCCGCCCTCTCGGTCGAGTTGACCCTGTCCGGCATACCCAAGGGCACCGGCCGGCGCCTGACCTGGAACGTCGTGGAGACCGTCCGGGCCGACGCCGGTCGCATCGTGTCCTGGCACGCCATGCTGGACCGCACCGGCCTGGTCCAGCAGATCCGCGCGCTGCACGGATGA